Proteins encoded within one genomic window of Actinomycetota bacterium:
- a CDS encoding TfoX/Sxy family protein — MQIPKPSDEAKAQFRALIPAAPGVEVKAMFGNLGAFVNGNMFAGLFGDSLGVKLLDLSSRDELTAIEGTGPYGPVERPMGGYIALPTDWASTLSATASWVERAMLEVSALPPKKAKARK; from the coding sequence ATGCAGATTCCCAAGCCAAGCGACGAGGCGAAGGCCCAGTTCCGCGCGCTGATCCCTGCTGCACCAGGTGTTGAAGTCAAGGCGATGTTCGGAAATCTCGGCGCATTCGTCAACGGCAACATGTTCGCCGGCCTGTTTGGCGACAGCCTCGGCGTCAAGCTCCTCGACCTGTCAAGTCGAGACGAACTCACAGCTATTGAAGGCACCGGCCCATACGGCCCAGTGGAGCGCCCGATGGGCGGATACATCGCGCTTCCCACCGACTGGGCTTCGACCCTGTCAGCAACCGCATCATGGGTTGAACGCGCGATGCTGGAAGTCAGCGCACTGCCACCGAAAAAGGCCAAAGCTAGAAAGTGA
- a CDS encoding Type 1 glutamine amidotransferase-like domain-containing protein, which produces MTSTLYLSSSGLADDRKVLAATSDNARALVVLNALDGSSAQRQEVFDVEAAGLAALGYSCRELDLREHFGDPGNLADALAQSQLVWVAGGNTFVLARATAQAGFDNALRQVRDDQDLAYGGYSAGACLAGPDLAGIDLMDDPHFLPDGYNAAEAPRTLRLIDERIVPHWKSKSPESSGASLAAKFLKKARLQFRCLKDGETYVVGGNTANSDADELAMRMATMPHLHC; this is translated from the coding sequence ATGACCTCGACGCTGTATCTCAGTTCCAGTGGACTTGCGGACGACCGCAAGGTACTGGCGGCGACCTCGGACAACGCCCGGGCTCTGGTTGTGCTCAATGCTCTCGACGGATCCAGCGCCCAGCGCCAGGAAGTCTTCGATGTCGAAGCAGCCGGACTGGCAGCGCTGGGGTACTCATGCCGGGAACTCGATCTCCGAGAGCATTTCGGCGATCCGGGTAATCTCGCCGACGCGCTCGCTCAGTCACAGCTTGTCTGGGTGGCTGGCGGCAACACCTTCGTGCTCGCCCGAGCCACGGCGCAGGCCGGATTCGACAACGCCCTGCGACAGGTGCGAGATGACCAGGATCTGGCCTACGGCGGCTATTCAGCCGGCGCCTGCCTAGCCGGCCCAGATCTGGCCGGCATCGACCTCATGGACGACCCGCATTTCCTCCCCGATGGCTACAACGCCGCGGAGGCCCCACGCACCCTGCGACTCATCGATGAGCGCATAGTGCCTCACTGGAAGTCGAAGTCACCTGAATCCTCCGGCGCGTCCCTCGCCGCAAAGTTCCTGAAGAAGGCACGCCTGCAGTTCCGCTGCCTCAAAGACGGCGAAACCTACGTCGTTGGAGGGAACACCGCGAACTCCGACGCAGACGAACTCGCCATGCGCATGGCGACGATGCCGCACCTGCACTGCTGA